In a single window of the Flavobacterium sp. W4I14 genome:
- a CDS encoding hypothetical protein (product_source=Hypo-rule applied; transmembrane_helix_parts=Inside_1_6,TMhelix_7_26,Outside_27_133), which translates to MNRKSLVYFLVAGILVLIFFMIKAVFDQPGIEDMKAGFKEIAKYRNANNTGPVQRIYIVTVKDSVWKEMEDYGNLMPHTKYGNTKVYFFMENANVPKTLEPGEVNFDPQYNKSCIALFEKSAMSQVAFNKYPF; encoded by the coding sequence ATGAATAGAAAATCGTTAGTTTATTTCTTAGTTGCAGGTATTTTAGTGTTGATCTTTTTCATGATTAAGGCTGTTTTTGATCAACCTGGGATTGAGGATATGAAAGCCGGTTTTAAAGAAATTGCTAAGTATAGAAATGCAAACAATACTGGTCCGGTACAGCGGATTTATATCGTTACGGTTAAAGATTCGGTATGGAAAGAAATGGAAGACTATGGCAATTTAATGCCCCATACCAAATATGGAAATACAAAAGTTTACTTCTTTATGGAAAATGCCAATGTTCCGAAAACTTTGGAGCCTGGAGAAGTAAACTTCGATCCTCAATATAATAAATCATGTATTGCGCTATTCGAAAAAAGTGCAATGAGCCAGGTAGCATTTAATAAGTATCCGTTTTAG
- a CDS encoding adenylosuccinate synthase (product_source=KO:K01939; cath_funfam=3.40.440.10; cog=COG0104; ko=KO:K01939; pfam=PF00709; smart=SM00788; superfamily=52540; tigrfam=TIGR00184) yields MTQVDVLLGLQWGDEGKGKIVDVLSPKYDLIARFQGGPNAGHTLEFDGKKFVLNTIPSGIFNEKTMNLIGNGVVIDPIILKRELDNLKKAGHDPIADGKLVIARKAHLILPTHQLLDAANEARMGKNKIGSTLKGIGPTYMDKTGRNGLRVGDTTLPDFKERYAKLVEKHTEILSHYEGFEYELAEKEASFFEAIEFLKTIPHVDSEHYVNGFLKEGKAVLAEGAQGTLLDVDFGSYPFVTSSNTTTAGACTGLGIAPNKVGAVYGIFKAYCTRVGGGPFPTELDNEVGENLRALGHEFGATTGRARRCGWIDLPALKYAIMLNGVTELIMMKADVLDTFDTIYACTHYEYNGETIDYMPYDIISIEPKPVLKAIDGWATDVTKITSVDEIPAKLTEYIAFLEKELEVPIKFLSVGPDRAQTLELR; encoded by the coding sequence ATGACGCAAGTAGATGTACTTCTCGGCCTGCAATGGGGTGATGAAGGAAAGGGAAAAATCGTTGATGTACTAAGTCCAAAATATGATCTTATTGCCCGTTTTCAGGGTGGCCCAAATGCCGGACATACTTTAGAGTTCGATGGCAAAAAATTCGTTTTAAACACAATCCCTTCAGGAATTTTTAACGAAAAAACCATGAATCTTATCGGTAATGGTGTAGTAATCGACCCTATTATCCTAAAAAGAGAGTTAGATAATTTAAAAAAAGCTGGTCATGACCCTATTGCCGATGGCAAATTGGTGATTGCCCGTAAAGCACACTTAATCTTACCAACCCACCAATTATTGGATGCTGCAAACGAAGCACGCATGGGTAAAAATAAAATTGGATCAACCTTAAAAGGTATTGGCCCAACTTATATGGATAAAACTGGCCGTAATGGTTTACGTGTTGGCGATACTACATTACCTGATTTTAAAGAGCGTTATGCTAAATTGGTAGAAAAACATACTGAAATTCTTTCTCATTACGAAGGTTTCGAATATGAATTGGCGGAGAAAGAAGCATCATTCTTTGAAGCAATCGAATTCTTAAAAACCATTCCTCATGTTGATAGCGAACATTACGTGAATGGTTTCTTAAAAGAAGGAAAAGCTGTTTTAGCAGAAGGTGCCCAGGGAACGTTATTGGACGTAGATTTTGGTTCATACCCTTTTGTAACTTCTAGTAACACCACAACTGCAGGTGCCTGTACTGGTTTAGGTATTGCACCAAATAAAGTTGGTGCTGTTTATGGTATTTTCAAAGCATATTGCACACGTGTTGGTGGCGGTCCTTTTCCTACCGAATTAGATAATGAAGTTGGCGAAAATTTACGCGCTTTAGGTCACGAATTTGGTGCAACTACAGGCCGTGCCCGTCGTTGTGGCTGGATTGATCTTCCTGCATTAAAATATGCCATCATGTTAAACGGGGTAACCGAGTTAATTATGATGAAAGCTGATGTTTTGGATACTTTCGATACCATTTATGCTTGTACGCACTACGAATACAATGGCGAAACGATCGATTACATGCCATACGACATCATTTCAATCGAGCCAAAACCAGTATTGAAAGCAATTGATGGTTGGGCTACTGATGTAACTAAAATTACTTCTGTAGATGAAATCCCAGCCAAATTAACTGAATACATTGCGTTCTTAGAAAAAGAATTAGAAGTGCCGATCAAATTCCTTTCTGTAGGACCAGATAGAGCACAAACTTTGGAATTACGTTAA
- a CDS encoding glutathione peroxidase (product_source=KO:K00432; cath_funfam=3.40.30.10; cog=COG0386; ko=KO:K00432; pfam=PF00255; superfamily=52833) translates to MQERIPNIYSFKVKKINGEEQPLSAYRNKVVLIVNTASECGFTPQLKELQQLKDEINSPDFEILGFPTNDFGKQEPLNGSDIASFCEINQGVKFPVFDKIMVRGAHAHPLYQFLSEKKQNTKLSSKPRWNFHKYLLNKIW, encoded by the coding sequence ATGCAGGAACGCATTCCGAATATTTATTCATTTAAGGTTAAAAAAATTAATGGTGAAGAGCAGCCGTTATCAGCCTACCGCAATAAAGTTGTTTTAATTGTAAATACCGCATCAGAATGTGGTTTTACGCCACAATTAAAGGAATTACAACAGTTAAAAGACGAGATTAATAGCCCTGATTTTGAAATTTTGGGCTTTCCTACCAACGATTTTGGAAAACAGGAACCGCTTAATGGATCTGATATTGCATCTTTCTGTGAGATTAACCAGGGCGTAAAATTTCCGGTTTTTGATAAAATTATGGTTCGTGGGGCACATGCCCATCCACTTTATCAATTTCTTAGCGAGAAAAAACAAAATACAAAATTAAGTTCAAAACCCCGTTGGAACTTTCACAAATACCTCCTGAACAAAATATGGTGA
- a CDS encoding bacillithiol biosynthesis deacetylase BshB1 (product_source=TIGR04001; cath_funfam=3.40.50.10320; cog=COG2120; ko=KO:K01463; pfam=PF02585; superfamily=102588; tigrfam=TIGR04001) produces MKLDILVIAVHPDDAELCCSGTILKHIALGKKVGIVDLTRGELGTRGTAETRDEEAADSAKILGLHVRENLRMRDGFFQNDEFHRLEVIKAIRKYQPEIILSNALEDRHPDHGRAGDLVYDSVFLSGLPKIETSLDGVKQEAHRPRLLLQYIQDRYLKPDIIVDISDHMDKKIESIKAFKTQFYNPDVDGLQTYISSPEFFESVIGRSREFGKSIGTTFGEGFTSRKLLGVDSLFDLR; encoded by the coding sequence ATGAAATTAGATATTTTAGTGATAGCCGTACATCCTGACGATGCAGAACTTTGTTGCTCAGGAACTATTTTAAAACATATTGCCCTTGGTAAAAAAGTTGGAATTGTAGATTTAACCAGAGGCGAGCTGGGTACGCGTGGTACTGCAGAAACAAGAGATGAAGAGGCTGCAGATTCTGCGAAAATTTTGGGCTTACATGTTCGCGAAAATTTGAGAATGAGGGATGGCTTTTTTCAGAATGATGAATTTCATCGTTTAGAAGTAATTAAAGCCATCAGGAAATACCAGCCAGAAATTATTTTAAGCAATGCGCTAGAAGACCGTCACCCTGATCATGGCAGAGCTGGCGACCTGGTGTACGATTCGGTTTTTTTATCTGGACTGCCAAAAATAGAAACATCGCTGGATGGCGTTAAACAAGAAGCGCACCGGCCGAGATTGTTGTTGCAATATATTCAGGACAGGTACTTAAAACCTGATATTATTGTGGATATATCAGACCATATGGATAAGAAAATTGAATCGATTAAAGCTTTTAAAACCCAGTTTTATAATCCTGATGTAGATGGCTTGCAAACTTATATCTCATCTCCTGAGTTTTTCGAAAGTGTGATTGGCCGTTCGAGAGAATTTGGTAAAAGCATCGGCACCACTTTTGGCGAAGGTTTTACTTCGAGGAAATTATTGGGTGTTGATAGTTTGTTTGATTTAAGGTAA
- a CDS encoding hypothetical protein (product_source=Hypo-rule applied; cleavage_site_network=SignalP-noTM; pfam=PF14127; transmembrane_helix_parts=Inside_1_4,TMhelix_5_22,Outside_23_204), whose product MKIKGLFFLCIVMICSISLWAQDPAAPIFPKLGKSDTIRVASTNDNGVMIPWMQLNEVSIYAARIWKSPAEQAAYNRLRYNVLKVMPYALFAKRRYEQLEQDIARTPEKREQKQLVKQCDKEIKDMFNREIKELTITQGQILTKLIDREVGRTTYDIVKQTKGGFAAFSYQIVARVVGHNLKSTYDPNEDKDIESIIRTSGFYQ is encoded by the coding sequence ATGAAAATTAAAGGGCTCTTTTTTCTTTGTATTGTAATGATTTGTAGCATTTCGCTATGGGCTCAGGATCCTGCTGCGCCAATATTCCCTAAATTGGGTAAAAGCGATACAATAAGAGTAGCCTCAACAAATGATAATGGCGTAATGATTCCGTGGATGCAGCTTAACGAAGTATCTATTTATGCAGCAAGGATATGGAAATCACCTGCAGAGCAAGCTGCCTATAACCGATTAAGGTATAACGTATTAAAAGTGATGCCATATGCACTATTTGCAAAACGTAGGTACGAGCAATTAGAGCAGGATATTGCCCGTACGCCAGAGAAAAGGGAACAGAAACAGCTGGTTAAACAATGTGATAAAGAAATTAAAGACATGTTTAATCGCGAAATAAAAGAATTAACCATTACTCAAGGTCAGATTTTAACGAAACTGATCGACCGTGAGGTGGGCAGAACAACGTATGATATTGTAAAGCAGACCAAAGGCGGTTTCGCTGCATTTTCTTATCAGATTGTGGCCCGTGTGGTAGGACATAATTTAAAAAGCACTTACGATCCGAATGAGGATAAGGATATAGAATCTATTATCCGTACTTCAGGATTTTACCAATAA
- a CDS encoding Fur family ferric uptake transcriptional regulator (product_source=KO:K03711; cath_funfam=1.10.10.10; cog=COG0735; ko=KO:K03711; pfam=PF01475; superfamily=46785): protein MSEQKTNELVRKIFEAYLENKNLRKTPERFAILEEIYSRNDHFDVETLYIHMKNQKYRVSRATVYNTLELLVSCDLVTKHQFGKNMAQFEKSYGYRQHDHVICIECGKVVEFCDPRIHQIQTMVGDLLKFDVKHHSLNLYGFCSDCSMARKVNESAATAAKIVQN, encoded by the coding sequence ATGTCTGAACAAAAAACAAATGAGCTCGTTCGCAAGATTTTTGAGGCTTATTTAGAAAACAAAAATCTACGTAAAACACCAGAGCGTTTCGCTATATTGGAAGAAATATATTCAAGAAACGACCACTTTGATGTAGAAACCCTTTATATCCACATGAAAAACCAAAAGTACCGCGTAAGTCGTGCTACGGTTTATAACACATTGGAGTTGTTGGTTTCATGCGATTTAGTTACCAAGCACCAGTTTGGTAAAAATATGGCACAATTCGAAAAATCTTATGGTTACCGCCAACACGATCACGTAATCTGTATCGAATGCGGTAAAGTAGTAGAATTCTGCGATCCACGAATCCACCAGATCCAAACCATGGTTGGTGATCTTTTAAAATTTGATGTGAAACACCATTCGTTAAATCTTTATGGTTTCTGCTCTGATTGCAGTATGGCCAGAAAAGTAAACGAAAGCGCAGCAACAGCAGCAAAAATTGTACAAAATTAA
- a CDS encoding glutaryl-CoA dehydrogenase (product_source=KO:K00252; cath_funfam=1.10.540.10,1.20.140.10,2.40.110.10; cog=COG1960; ko=KO:K00252; pfam=PF00441,PF02770,PF02771; superfamily=47203,56645) produces the protein MANIFSSLKNAYNLFKHVDFDKLEVLSKKVDLPKMVETISSLDDKQIQGMMKMMGGSGKKRELPPIEGDFYHLGDEALNDEDRELQLKVRAFLEKEVKPIVNHYWNKAEFPFEIIPKLAELNICGLTYKGYGCPGKSNLMEGILAMEMARIDTSISTFFGVQNGLAMGSIYLCGSEEQKQQWLPLMQQFKIIGAFGLTEPEVGSAAAGGLTTTCKKIDGKWILNGQKKWIGNATFADILIIWARDEESGEVKGFIVKKDNPGFAVEKMQDKMALRIVQNGIITLTNCEVEEADRLQNANSFKDTAKVLQMTRAGVAWQAVGCARGAYENALDYTRTRKQFGKPIASFQLIQNHLVEMLSNLTAMQTLCFRLSQLQDQGLLKDEHASLAKVFCSLRTRDVVSKAREVMGGNGILLEYNVARFVADAEAIYSYEGTKEINTLIVGRAITGFSAFV, from the coding sequence ATGGCGAATATATTCTCTTCTCTCAAAAACGCATACAATCTTTTTAAACATGTAGATTTCGATAAGTTAGAAGTTTTATCGAAAAAAGTCGATTTACCCAAAATGGTCGAAACCATATCCAGTCTGGATGATAAACAGATTCAGGGAATGATGAAAATGATGGGTGGATCGGGTAAAAAGCGCGAACTACCACCAATTGAAGGTGATTTTTATCATTTGGGCGACGAAGCGCTCAACGATGAGGATCGCGAACTTCAGTTAAAAGTGCGTGCTTTTTTAGAAAAAGAAGTAAAACCCATAGTAAACCATTACTGGAACAAAGCCGAATTTCCATTCGAAATTATCCCAAAACTTGCCGAACTTAATATCTGTGGCTTAACCTATAAAGGTTATGGCTGTCCGGGGAAATCGAATTTGATGGAAGGGATTTTAGCGATGGAAATGGCTAGGATAGATACCTCTATTTCTACTTTTTTTGGTGTACAGAATGGTTTGGCAATGGGATCGATCTATTTATGTGGATCGGAAGAACAAAAACAGCAATGGTTGCCCTTGATGCAGCAATTTAAAATTATCGGTGCATTTGGGCTAACTGAGCCCGAAGTGGGCTCTGCTGCTGCTGGAGGACTCACCACAACCTGTAAAAAAATAGATGGCAAATGGATTTTAAACGGTCAGAAAAAATGGATCGGTAACGCCACTTTCGCCGATATCTTAATTATTTGGGCACGTGATGAAGAAAGTGGAGAAGTGAAGGGTTTTATTGTGAAAAAAGATAATCCTGGTTTTGCTGTAGAAAAAATGCAGGATAAAATGGCCCTCAGGATTGTACAGAATGGAATTATCACTTTAACCAATTGTGAGGTAGAAGAGGCCGATCGTTTACAAAATGCAAACTCATTTAAAGATACAGCAAAGGTATTACAAATGACAAGGGCAGGGGTGGCCTGGCAGGCTGTTGGCTGTGCCCGGGGTGCTTACGAAAATGCACTGGATTATACCCGCACCCGAAAACAGTTTGGTAAACCCATTGCATCTTTTCAATTGATTCAAAACCATTTGGTTGAGATGTTGTCGAATTTAACAGCAATGCAAACATTATGTTTTAGGTTGTCGCAATTGCAGGATCAGGGTTTGTTGAAAGATGAGCATGCTTCGTTAGCAAAGGTTTTCTGTTCGTTACGTACACGTGATGTGGTGAGTAAAGCGAGAGAAGTAATGGGTGGAAACGGCATTTTATTGGAATATAATGTTGCGCGTTTTGTGGCCGATGCCGAAGCAATTTATTCGTACGAAGGCACAAAAGAAATTAATACGCTGATTGTAGGTAGAGCCATAACGGGTTTCTCTGCATTTGTTTAG
- a CDS encoding O-methyltransferase involved in polyketide biosynthesis (product_source=COG3315; cath_funfam=3.40.50.150; cog=COG3315; superfamily=53335): MHFESRYLSLNSLLFASGSLNIIEISSGYSFRGLDLVLKHPTIYYLDTDLQGVIDIKKDLVDRLIINEKLQLKGKLKTEALNALDGDAFSNAINQMPLGPISIINEGLLVYLNNEEKISLCKTIHKSLKQRGGYWITADVYVKRPAPKNETNDHFSQFLEAHHVEDNKFDSFEQAEHFFLEQGFKLTTKATSVWHQLSSLKYIDIELLKKMKEQANKIGRIRETWVLKAI, encoded by the coding sequence GTGCATTTTGAGAGTAGATATTTATCTCTGAATAGCTTACTTTTTGCATCGGGCTCTTTAAATATTATAGAAATTTCTTCTGGTTATTCTTTCAGGGGCTTGGATCTGGTTTTAAAGCATCCGACTATTTATTATTTGGATACTGATTTGCAAGGCGTAATCGATATCAAAAAAGATTTGGTTGATCGGCTAATTATCAATGAGAAATTACAATTAAAGGGTAAACTCAAAACCGAAGCTTTAAATGCTTTGGATGGAGACGCTTTTTCAAATGCTATAAATCAAATGCCTCTCGGCCCGATTAGTATTATAAATGAAGGTTTATTGGTGTATTTAAATAATGAAGAAAAGATATCACTATGTAAAACCATCCATAAATCATTAAAACAAAGAGGTGGTTATTGGATCACTGCTGATGTATATGTTAAACGACCAGCACCTAAAAATGAAACCAATGATCATTTTTCTCAGTTTCTGGAAGCACATCATGTAGAAGATAATAAGTTTGATAGCTTTGAACAGGCTGAACACTTCTTTCTTGAACAAGGTTTCAAATTGACAACTAAAGCAACTTCAGTTTGGCATCAACTTTCCTCGCTAAAATATATTGATATTGAATTATTAAAAAAAATGAAAGAACAGGCGAATAAAATTGGGAGAATCAGAGAAACCTGGGTGTTAAAAGCGATTTAA
- a CDS encoding hypothetical protein (product_source=Hypo-rule applied) has protein sequence MNRDYSSISPSAKSLLLTKSLTDIPFVADAVKLIYGNDALEKLYDKDFDEVFLKTVGAF, from the coding sequence ATGAATCGTGATTATAGTTCGATAAGTCCATCAGCAAAATCGCTTTTACTTACCAAAAGTTTAACGGATATTCCCTTTGTTGCTGATGCTGTTAAGTTAATTTACGGTAACGATGCCCTTGAAAAATTATATGATAAAGATTTTGATGAGGTATTTTTAAAAACGGTTGGTGCATTTTGA
- a CDS encoding hypothetical protein (product_source=Hypo-rule applied), with amino-acid sequence MKYCFGHLALVEAIPCSNEVRGSEAYKRKTGRNLMFCTGIALQEKSILELE; translated from the coding sequence ATGAAATACTGTTTTGGCCATTTAGCCCTGGTTGAAGCGATACCCTGCAGCAACGAGGTACGAGGCAGCGAAGCGTATAAGCGTAAAACGGGAAGGAACTTAATGTTTTGCACAGGCATAGCGCTACAAGAAAAAAGTATTTTAGAATTGGAATAG
- a CDS encoding guanosine-3',5'-bis(diphosphate) 3'-pyrophosphohydrolase (product_source=KO:K01139; cath_funfam=1.10.287.110,3.10.20.30,3.30.460.10,3.30.70.260; cog=COG0317; ko=KO:K01139; pfam=PF02824,PF04607,PF13291,PF13328,PF19296; smart=SM00471,SM00954; superfamily=109604,55021,58038,81271,81301; tigrfam=TIGR00691): MKTELVIDLEAEKQEILKRYRALLRASKSTLQKGDKKEIRKAFDMALESHKDMRRKSGEPYIYHPIAVAQIAAEEIGLGTTSIVCALLHDVVEDTDITLEDIEREFGKKTAKIIDGLTKISGVFDTNSSLQAENFRKMLLTLADDVRVILIKLADRLHNMRTMDFMPRHKQLKIASETIYLYAPLAHRLGLYAIKSELEDLSMKYLDPDTYKFIAKKLNEKKAERALFIKKFVEPIDEIVHEQGLVADVYGRPKSIHSIWNKMKKKNIPFEEVYDLFAIRIILDSAPENEKADCWKAYSIVTDLYRPNPDRLRDWVSSPKGNGYESLHTTVMGPRGQWVEVQIRTQRMNEIAEKGFAAHWKYKESSNDNGLDQWIQKVREMLSNPEANALDFLDDFKMNLFSDEIFIFTPKGALIQLPLGATALDFAFEIHTDVGATCIGAKVNHKLVPISYKLQNGDQVEIITSSKQTPKEDWLNVVVTAKAKSKIKSSLKEEKRKIAENGKEILERKLKSLKITYNTDNLQKLSYFFKLPSTQELFVNVALGKIELKDIKEYLSSEKEVENRGPERPENLTVDIVKNKMKGSENDILLIGEDLQKIDYTLAACCNPIPGDDVFGFVTVSEGIKIHRTNCPNAAQLMANYGYRVVKAKWNKQQELTFLTGLRIVGIDDVGLINNITRVISTDFKVNMRSITVDTNEGIFDGSIMIFVNDTEHLENLIKNLLKVRGVTGVTRFDA, encoded by the coding sequence ATGAAAACAGAGTTAGTGATTGATTTAGAGGCGGAAAAGCAAGAGATTCTAAAAAGATATAGGGCATTACTACGGGCAAGCAAATCTACTTTACAAAAGGGCGATAAAAAAGAAATCAGGAAAGCTTTCGATATGGCACTGGAGAGCCATAAAGACATGCGCCGAAAGTCTGGCGAACCTTACATCTATCATCCCATTGCTGTCGCGCAGATTGCTGCTGAAGAAATTGGTTTAGGAACCACCTCCATTGTATGTGCCTTATTGCACGATGTAGTAGAAGATACCGATATCACTTTAGAAGATATTGAACGCGAATTTGGCAAGAAAACCGCCAAAATTATCGACGGGTTAACCAAAATATCTGGCGTTTTCGATACAAATAGCTCTTTACAGGCCGAAAATTTCCGTAAAATGCTGCTTACCCTGGCTGATGATGTAAGGGTAATCCTGATCAAACTCGCCGATCGTTTGCATAACATGCGTACAATGGATTTTATGCCCCGCCACAAGCAGCTTAAAATCGCTTCAGAAACCATTTATTTATATGCACCATTAGCCCATAGATTGGGTCTATATGCCATAAAATCAGAGTTGGAAGATCTTTCAATGAAATATCTCGACCCTGACACTTACAAATTCATTGCAAAAAAATTAAACGAGAAAAAAGCCGAACGTGCGCTTTTCATCAAAAAATTTGTCGAACCGATTGATGAAATTGTTCACGAACAAGGCTTAGTGGCCGATGTTTACGGGAGGCCGAAATCAATCCACTCCATTTGGAACAAGATGAAAAAGAAAAATATTCCTTTCGAAGAGGTTTACGATCTTTTTGCCATCCGGATTATTTTGGACTCGGCACCTGAAAATGAAAAGGCCGATTGTTGGAAGGCTTACTCAATTGTTACCGATTTATACCGCCCAAACCCGGATCGTTTACGCGATTGGGTTTCCTCACCAAAAGGAAATGGCTACGAAAGTTTGCATACTACGGTAATGGGACCTCGCGGGCAATGGGTTGAAGTACAGATCCGTACGCAACGCATGAACGAAATTGCAGAGAAAGGTTTTGCTGCGCACTGGAAATACAAAGAATCGAGCAATGACAATGGTCTGGATCAGTGGATCCAGAAAGTTCGCGAAATGCTGAGCAATCCTGAAGCCAACGCTTTAGACTTCCTCGACGATTTCAAGATGAACCTTTTCTCGGATGAGATTTTTATTTTCACGCCAAAAGGCGCTTTGATCCAGCTGCCATTAGGCGCTACCGCGTTAGATTTTGCTTTCGAGATCCATACCGATGTAGGTGCAACCTGTATAGGCGCTAAAGTGAACCACAAACTGGTTCCTATTTCGTATAAGCTTCAAAATGGCGATCAGGTGGAGATCATCACCTCAAGCAAACAAACGCCTAAAGAAGATTGGCTAAATGTGGTGGTTACTGCCAAGGCTAAATCAAAAATTAAATCATCTTTAAAAGAAGAAAAGCGGAAAATTGCCGAAAATGGCAAGGAAATCTTAGAAAGGAAGCTAAAATCGTTAAAAATCACCTACAATACCGACAATCTACAAAAGCTAAGTTATTTCTTTAAACTGCCTTCTACACAAGAGCTTTTTGTGAATGTTGCTTTAGGAAAAATCGAACTGAAAGATATAAAAGAGTATCTATCGAGCGAGAAAGAAGTTGAAAATCGTGGACCGGAGCGACCTGAAAACCTAACGGTAGACATCGTTAAAAACAAAATGAAGGGCTCGGAAAATGACATTTTGCTCATTGGAGAAGACCTGCAAAAAATAGATTACACGCTAGCCGCATGTTGCAATCCAATCCCTGGTGATGATGTTTTTGGTTTTGTTACCGTAAGTGAAGGGATAAAAATACACCGTACCAACTGCCCTAACGCTGCGCAGCTAATGGCCAATTATGGTTATCGCGTGGTGAAAGCCAAATGGAACAAACAGCAGGAATTAACTTTTTTAACCGGCTTACGCATTGTAGGCATTGATGATGTAGGTTTGATCAATAACATCACAAGGGTTATTTCTACCGACTTTAAAGTAAATATGAGATCAATTACTGTTGATACTAACGAAGGGATTTTTGATGGTTCGATTATGATTTTCGTAAACGATACCGAACACCTGGAAAACCTAATTAAAAATTTATTAAAAGTTAGAGGTGTTACCGGAGTAACCAGGTTTGATGCCTAA